In Burkholderia sp. GAS332, one DNA window encodes the following:
- a CDS encoding phosphate ABC transporter substrate-binding protein, PhoT family, producing MTEQPKNPALRSRWRQLAAAPLCVAALTLMTGAWASAQDLTLNETGSTLLYPLFTTWVDAYIKSHPGIRVNTGATGSEAGIQQALTGKVQIGASDAYMSDADMRQHPQIINIPLAIAAQTVNYNLPGLNATHLKLDGPVLAGIYTGAIRNWDAPQIAALNPGVALPHQAIVPIHRAEGSGDTFVFTQFLSFSTPAWENDKGYGTTIAWPAVAGSASAVGNAGMVQALQTTPWSIGYVGISFTDKAAAAKLGTAALKNGAGEFVLPNKDTITAGAASLGPRTPPDERLSLVFAPASGAYPLVNYEYAVVSTKQPDAASAAALRRFLLWTIVPSETNEAYLDTVHFIPLPPHTWELSQAQIQSIK from the coding sequence ATGACTGAGCAACCTAAGAACCCGGCCCTGCGGTCGCGCTGGCGGCAACTCGCTGCTGCGCCGCTGTGCGTCGCAGCGCTCACCCTGATGACAGGTGCGTGGGCCAGTGCGCAGGACCTCACACTGAACGAAACCGGCTCGACCTTGCTGTACCCGCTGTTCACGACCTGGGTGGATGCGTATATCAAGTCGCACCCGGGCATCCGGGTGAACACCGGCGCGACCGGCTCGGAAGCCGGTATCCAGCAGGCGCTGACGGGCAAGGTGCAGATCGGTGCGTCCGACGCCTATATGTCCGATGCCGATATGCGGCAGCACCCGCAGATCATCAACATCCCGCTCGCTATCGCGGCGCAGACGGTCAACTACAATCTGCCCGGCCTCAACGCGACGCATCTCAAGCTGGACGGCCCGGTGCTCGCAGGGATCTACACGGGCGCAATTCGCAACTGGGACGCACCGCAGATCGCGGCGCTCAACCCGGGCGTGGCCTTGCCTCACCAGGCGATTGTGCCCATCCATCGGGCCGAAGGTTCCGGCGATACGTTCGTCTTCACACAGTTCCTCTCGTTCTCGACACCGGCCTGGGAAAACGATAAGGGGTACGGCACAACCATCGCGTGGCCAGCCGTGGCGGGTAGCGCAAGCGCGGTAGGCAATGCCGGCATGGTGCAGGCGCTGCAGACAACGCCCTGGTCGATCGGTTACGTCGGCATCAGCTTTACCGACAAAGCCGCCGCGGCGAAACTCGGCACCGCGGCGCTCAAGAATGGCGCAGGCGAATTTGTCCTGCCCAACAAGGACACGATCACGGCAGGCGCCGCCTCGCTCGGCCCGCGCACGCCACCTGACGAACGTCTGAGCCTCGTGTTCGCGCCGGCATCGGGCGCTTATCCGCTCGTCAATTACGAGTATGCGGTGGTGTCGACGAAGCAGCCCGACGCTGCGTCTGCCGCGGCGCTGCGCAGGTTCCTGCTCTGGACCATCGTGCCCTCGGAGACAAACGAGGCCTACCTCGATACGGTGCACTTCATTCCACTGCCGCCGCATACGTGGGAGCTGAGCCAGGCGCAGATTCAGTCGATCAAATAG
- a CDS encoding Signal transduction histidine kinase, whose translation MYAIPTAFVSALFVVFGLYVLITQGVTRLSAPFLLMCATTFAWQGTWTLLFQTDEPHIASVLVRVGYLFILFLPTTFYHFVTEVAGRRRERPLLLASYGMCLVLAALLPGDEVVAGYRHYFFGYYPSAGPLHPLHVVQTVLLAARSGQLLLAARKQRGGEARRRLDLCLAVLCLYSFAAVDYAVNYGYAFYPPGVLFIALSLGLLAITIVRYHLTYPYALAATIAHEIATPLATIAMHADEIASVWAKVFKGYRLAVTHGLYDEQVHSGQSERVSQLATAIRREVTGTSAMVEMALASFTPDRLDRTRFSPHSMQHCVASALERYPFRGDERARVSVAPIDAALCFSGSDTLAVLVLFNLLKNALYAIHVSGEGEIVISAVQEHGFCVLRFRDTGPGIAPDVLPYIFDAFFSTKRHGSGAGMGLAFCRRAAELLGGSIECTSMRGAHTTFTVRLPVPGSPADRALSPSPARSWRRRQE comes from the coding sequence ATGTACGCGATTCCGACTGCCTTTGTGTCTGCGCTGTTCGTGGTGTTCGGCCTTTACGTACTTATCACACAAGGCGTGACGCGCCTGTCCGCGCCATTCCTTTTGATGTGCGCGACCACATTTGCGTGGCAGGGCACGTGGACGTTGCTGTTCCAGACGGACGAGCCCCACATTGCGAGCGTGCTGGTCCGGGTCGGTTATCTGTTCATTCTCTTCCTGCCGACCACGTTCTATCACTTCGTCACGGAGGTGGCGGGGAGGCGCCGCGAGCGGCCGCTATTGCTCGCGTCTTACGGCATGTGTCTTGTGCTGGCCGCGCTGCTGCCCGGCGACGAAGTGGTCGCCGGCTACCGGCACTACTTCTTCGGCTACTATCCGAGCGCCGGGCCGCTGCATCCTTTGCACGTCGTGCAGACCGTGTTGCTTGCCGCCCGCAGCGGTCAGCTTCTGCTCGCGGCACGCAAGCAGCGTGGCGGCGAGGCGCGCAGGCGCCTCGATCTCTGCTTGGCCGTCCTTTGCCTATACTCGTTCGCGGCAGTCGACTACGCGGTCAACTATGGCTACGCGTTCTATCCGCCGGGTGTGCTGTTCATTGCGCTCAGCCTGGGGCTTCTTGCGATCACGATTGTCCGCTATCACCTGACTTACCCCTATGCGCTCGCGGCGACCATTGCGCACGAAATCGCGACGCCGCTGGCGACGATTGCCATGCACGCCGACGAAATCGCCAGCGTGTGGGCTAAGGTATTCAAAGGGTACCGGCTGGCCGTCACGCATGGGCTTTACGACGAGCAAGTGCATAGCGGGCAGTCCGAACGCGTCAGCCAGCTCGCCACAGCGATCAGACGGGAGGTAACGGGCACGAGCGCGATGGTCGAAATGGCGCTCGCCTCTTTCACGCCGGATCGTCTGGACCGCACCCGCTTTAGCCCTCATTCCATGCAGCACTGTGTGGCGTCGGCGCTGGAGCGCTATCCGTTCCGTGGCGACGAGCGGGCACGCGTGAGCGTGGCGCCGATTGACGCGGCGCTGTGCTTTTCGGGCTCGGACACGCTGGCGGTTCTGGTCCTGTTCAATCTGCTGAAAAACGCGTTGTACGCTATTCACGTGAGCGGTGAGGGCGAGATCGTCATCAGCGCGGTTCAGGAGCACGGTTTCTGCGTACTGCGATTCCGCGACACGGGGCCGGGTATCGCGCCCGACGTGCTGCCGTATATCTTCGACGCCTTCTTCTCGACCAAGCGGCACGGCAGCGGCGCGGGAATGGGGCTCGCATTTTGCCGCCGCGCGGCAGAGCTTCTGGGCGGCAGTATCGAATGCACTTCGATGCGCGGCGCGCATACCACTTTCACCGTGCGCTTGCCGGTACCCGGCTCGCCGGCGGACCGCGCACTGAGCCCATCGCCGGCGCGTTCCTGGCGCCGGCGTCAGGAGTGA
- a CDS encoding Response regulator receiver domain-containing protein: protein MNKFIRPPVFYPTSVVFVDDNDSYLDALRRFFPDISTNLFFTRPQTALAFIRKHARENSLEFAPASACLSETGLERFVESSAERDILARDSRFAEVAAVVVDYDMPGLSGVEFLASISDLRCTKVLLTGVADETVAVKAFNAGIVDLYLRKTDADSASRLVHFLKDAKSRHCSEAGWLGLGENGTTYCDPRTRKVIDAVVAAEGIVEYYWRPEQNAILMFDRAGHPSVFLAWAENDWISQAEIVADETGPVDLLRQMAVRESMPVFWPHLAFRPDTHFRTVKPQTIPDWEDAFYCWTRIDPADVGLSTQTFAQWRSDRNQPRG from the coding sequence ATGAACAAATTTATTCGCCCCCCTGTTTTCTATCCGACCTCTGTCGTTTTCGTGGACGACAACGACAGCTATCTTGACGCGTTACGCAGATTCTTTCCGGATATTTCAACGAATCTGTTCTTCACGCGGCCTCAAACCGCACTCGCGTTCATCCGTAAACATGCCCGCGAGAATTCGCTGGAGTTCGCGCCGGCGTCGGCCTGTCTGAGCGAGACCGGCCTGGAGCGGTTTGTTGAAAGCTCAGCGGAGCGAGACATCCTGGCCCGGGATTCCCGATTCGCGGAGGTGGCCGCGGTTGTCGTCGATTACGACATGCCCGGGCTAAGCGGCGTCGAATTCCTTGCGTCCATATCCGATTTGCGTTGCACGAAGGTGCTGCTGACCGGCGTCGCGGATGAGACTGTCGCGGTCAAGGCCTTCAATGCCGGAATCGTCGATCTGTATCTGAGAAAAACGGACGCGGATTCAGCCAGCAGACTGGTTCATTTTCTGAAAGACGCCAAAAGCAGGCACTGTTCGGAGGCAGGCTGGTTGGGCTTGGGCGAAAACGGCACGACCTATTGCGATCCGCGAACGAGGAAGGTCATCGACGCGGTGGTGGCCGCCGAAGGCATCGTCGAGTACTACTGGCGTCCGGAGCAGAATGCCATCCTGATGTTCGACCGCGCGGGCCATCCGAGCGTTTTCCTTGCGTGGGCTGAGAACGACTGGATCTCCCAGGCGGAGATCGTGGCCGATGAGACTGGGCCGGTGGATCTGTTGAGGCAAATGGCGGTGCGTGAGTCGATGCCGGTTTTCTGGCCGCACCTGGCCTTTCGTCCCGATACGCACTTCAGGACAGTCAAGCCGCAAACCATCCCGGACTGGGAGGATGCTTTCTATTGCTGGACCCGAATCGATCCGGCCGACGTGGGTTTGAGCACACAGACGTTTGCGCAATGGCGGAGTGACCGGAATCAGCCTCGCGGATAA
- a CDS encoding transcriptional regulator, AraC family has protein sequence MSDQSDHPDGPALFAFWGTDEPENEFQLGTREYDWHRHVRGQLFCIESGLVRVRTAQGSWLLPPHRAGWIPPGVDHKASVSGALSGWGVMLRPDVTAGLPEEPCVIGVSEMLRALVRRAASWTSRDPLQPEQERLVAVLLDEIRLSRHEVLHLPMPAERRLLAIANQLIEHPEDERTFAELALWAGLSARSARRHFVTQTGMSFVQWRQQARLALALERLANGEAVAGVAEALGYATPSNFIAMFRKAFGESPGRYFARRSNLDRGVSVQGKSKLLG, from the coding sequence ATGTCAGATCAGAGCGATCATCCGGACGGCCCGGCGCTTTTTGCTTTCTGGGGCACGGATGAGCCCGAAAACGAGTTCCAGCTTGGAACGCGGGAATACGATTGGCACCGCCACGTGCGCGGTCAACTCTTCTGCATCGAGAGCGGCCTGGTCCGCGTTCGCACCGCGCAAGGGTCGTGGCTGCTGCCGCCACATCGCGCCGGCTGGATTCCGCCCGGCGTCGATCACAAGGCGAGCGTGAGCGGGGCGTTGAGCGGTTGGGGCGTGATGCTAAGACCGGACGTGACCGCCGGTTTGCCGGAAGAGCCATGCGTCATCGGTGTCAGCGAGATGCTGCGCGCGCTTGTGCGCCGGGCGGCAAGCTGGACCAGCCGGGACCCTCTGCAGCCTGAGCAGGAACGCCTCGTTGCGGTGCTGCTCGACGAAATTCGTCTCTCTCGACACGAAGTGCTCCATCTGCCGATGCCGGCCGAGCGGCGGCTCCTCGCGATAGCGAACCAGTTGATTGAGCATCCGGAGGACGAGAGAACGTTTGCCGAGCTTGCGTTGTGGGCCGGCCTCTCGGCGCGAAGCGCGCGCCGCCACTTCGTTACGCAGACGGGTATGAGTTTCGTGCAATGGCGCCAACAGGCCCGCCTCGCGCTGGCGCTCGAACGGCTCGCAAACGGGGAGGCCGTTGCGGGCGTAGCCGAGGCACTCGGCTACGCGACACCGAGCAATTTCATTGCGATGTTCCGCAAGGCGTTTGGCGAGTCACCCGGCCGCTATTTCGCGAGGCGTAGCAATCTGGATAGGGGCGTGAGCGTGCAAGGGAAAAGCAAACTCCTCGGCTAG
- a CDS encoding NAD(P)-dependent dehydrogenase, short-chain alcohol dehydrogenase family, which yields MADHSIKGKVVLIAGGAKNLGGLIARDLAAQGAKAIAIHYNSAGSQAQADATVDAIRSAGAEAVAFQADLTRASAVEKMFADVVAAVGKPDIAINTVGKVLKKPFAEISEAEYDEMTAVNSKAAFFFLKEAGKHVNDNGKIVTLVTSLLGAFTPFYAAYAGTKAPVEHYTRAAAKEFGTRGISVTAVGPGPMDTPFFYPAEGEDAVAYHKTAAALSSFSKTGLTDIHDVVPFIRHLVSDGWWITGQTILINGGYTTK from the coding sequence ATGGCAGACCATTCCATCAAAGGCAAGGTTGTGCTCATCGCAGGTGGCGCGAAAAACCTGGGCGGCCTGATCGCCCGCGATCTCGCAGCCCAAGGCGCCAAGGCTATTGCGATTCACTACAACAGTGCCGGCAGTCAGGCTCAAGCCGATGCCACGGTCGACGCGATCCGGTCTGCGGGCGCCGAGGCGGTGGCTTTTCAGGCAGACTTGACCCGCGCCAGCGCGGTCGAGAAAATGTTTGCCGATGTGGTGGCCGCGGTCGGCAAGCCGGACATCGCCATCAACACCGTCGGCAAGGTGCTGAAAAAACCGTTCGCTGAGATCAGCGAGGCCGAGTATGACGAGATGACCGCGGTCAATTCGAAAGCTGCGTTCTTCTTTCTCAAGGAAGCGGGCAAGCATGTCAACGACAACGGCAAGATCGTCACGCTTGTCACGTCGCTTCTGGGCGCATTCACGCCGTTCTATGCCGCGTACGCGGGCACCAAGGCTCCTGTCGAGCATTACACGCGTGCAGCCGCAAAGGAATTTGGCACGCGCGGCATTTCGGTCACCGCGGTAGGCCCGGGACCGATGGACACGCCGTTCTTCTATCCGGCCGAAGGCGAAGACGCGGTCGCATACCATAAGACCGCTGCGGCGCTATCCTCGTTTTCCAAAACGGGCCTGACCGACATCCATGACGTGGTACCGTTTATCCGTCATCTGGTCAGTGACGGATGGTGGATCACCGGCCAGACCATTCTCATCAATGGGGGCTATACGACGAAGTGA
- a CDS encoding transcriptional regulator, LysR family produces MNEVRAITIFVRAAALGSLRKAAVDQGISPQAASHAVMQLEKELGVRLFHRTTRKLSLTEEGQGLLDSVRPALAVLSSALDDARRSKDEIAGPLRVSAPRAMGHTVLWPYFLAFAELHPNVQLDVQFDDHFTDLVSDRADVGFRGGSPPAGGTIARRLLPIQLIVCASPGYIERHGAPRTIDELDGHRCTGYRRANTGKQAPWEFLIGDEIVYRDVATSLCVNDTDAETQAVLAGLAIGQLGSFSATLPIRHGQLVPLLVKHVTQREAIYIYYRHRTEQPLRVRTFIDFMVARLAENTNFYLEPSELRAAR; encoded by the coding sequence ATGAACGAAGTTCGCGCGATCACCATATTTGTCCGGGCCGCGGCGCTGGGAAGCCTGCGCAAGGCAGCCGTGGATCAGGGCATCTCGCCGCAGGCCGCGAGCCACGCGGTGATGCAACTGGAAAAGGAACTGGGTGTCCGGCTCTTCCATCGAACCACCCGCAAGCTGAGTTTGACTGAGGAGGGGCAGGGGCTTCTGGACAGCGTGAGACCTGCGTTGGCCGTCCTGTCGTCGGCGCTCGACGACGCGCGGCGCTCGAAAGACGAGATTGCGGGGCCGTTGCGGGTGAGCGCGCCAAGAGCGATGGGGCACACCGTGCTGTGGCCATATTTCCTGGCATTCGCCGAATTGCATCCGAATGTGCAACTGGATGTTCAGTTCGACGACCACTTCACCGACCTCGTCAGCGATCGCGCCGACGTTGGCTTTCGGGGTGGCTCGCCGCCCGCGGGCGGCACGATCGCGCGCCGGCTCTTGCCGATTCAACTGATCGTCTGCGCATCGCCCGGCTATATCGAACGTCATGGCGCGCCGCGAACCATCGACGAGCTCGACGGGCACCGTTGCACCGGCTATCGACGGGCGAATACAGGCAAGCAGGCGCCGTGGGAATTCCTGATTGGTGACGAGATCGTCTATCGAGACGTCGCGACAAGCTTATGCGTCAATGACACGGACGCGGAGACCCAAGCCGTGCTGGCTGGACTCGCAATCGGTCAACTCGGCAGCTTTTCGGCGACCCTGCCTATCCGGCATGGCCAACTCGTTCCGCTGCTCGTTAAACATGTCACCCAGCGTGAAGCTATCTACATCTACTATCGTCATCGAACCGAGCAGCCGCTGCGAGTGAGGACGTTCATCGACTTCATGGTTGCGCGCCTCGCGGAGAATACGAATTTCTATCTTGAGCCATCCGAGCTTCGAGCTGCACGTTGA
- a CDS encoding Phenylpyruvate tautomerase PptA, 4-oxalocrotonate tautomerase family encodes MPNILVKLPKASFPGPHRETLVRLLNDAAASAEQIPDDPRKRSLCWVVIDEVAPGFWTCGGIDMTAQLLPCIAMIYLPAGVLDAATRAHYVSLVHDAFRQALPPADQRRLVTSVIVHDVTEGSWGVNGAIWRLPDFAEAAGFSHLKSLCHAN; translated from the coding sequence TTGCCCAACATTCTCGTCAAACTCCCCAAGGCTTCCTTTCCCGGCCCGCATCGCGAGACGCTAGTACGCCTGCTTAATGATGCGGCTGCCAGTGCAGAACAGATTCCCGACGACCCGAGGAAACGCAGCCTATGCTGGGTCGTGATCGACGAAGTCGCACCGGGATTCTGGACATGCGGTGGCATCGATATGACGGCACAACTTTTGCCGTGCATTGCAATGATTTATCTACCCGCCGGCGTACTTGACGCAGCCACCCGTGCCCACTACGTCAGCCTGGTCCACGATGCCTTCAGGCAGGCTTTACCCCCAGCGGACCAACGCCGGCTGGTTACGTCTGTGATCGTGCACGATGTCACCGAGGGCTCATGGGGCGTCAACGGCGCAATCTGGCGCCTGCCAGACTTCGCGGAAGCGGCCGGCTTTTCCCACTTGAAATCACTTTGCCATGCTAACTGA
- a CDS encoding NADP-dependent 3-hydroxy acid dehydrogenase YdfG codes for MANNTNNNGFKRVWFITGASRGLGALIAQAALADGNAVVATGRNAAAIAERFGHSPALLPVALDVTNEAQAKAAVQAAVEHFGRIDVLVNNAGFGLLGAIEESSDADVRRMYDTNVFGLLNITRAVLPVMRAQRAGHVINMSSIGGYRSAPGFGAYSSTKFAVEALTEALRGELKPLGIHATVVEPGYFRTDFLDASSLVVAGNVIADYDETSGNVRRVAASLNHNQPGNPEKLAAAMIELVDAPTPPLRLPLGTDTLKAIAEKNAYVTQETETWKALSASTDFSA; via the coding sequence ATGGCCAACAACACAAACAACAACGGTTTCAAGCGCGTCTGGTTCATCACTGGTGCATCGCGCGGCCTCGGCGCCCTGATCGCCCAGGCGGCTTTGGCCGACGGTAACGCGGTCGTTGCGACCGGCCGCAATGCCGCAGCGATCGCCGAGCGCTTCGGTCACTCGCCGGCACTCCTCCCCGTGGCGCTGGACGTGACAAACGAAGCTCAGGCGAAAGCCGCGGTTCAGGCCGCAGTCGAACACTTCGGCCGAATCGACGTTCTGGTCAACAACGCGGGCTTCGGTTTGCTTGGCGCCATCGAGGAGTCCAGCGACGCCGACGTGCGCCGCATGTACGACACGAACGTATTCGGTTTACTGAATATCACGCGCGCCGTTCTGCCGGTGATGCGCGCGCAGCGGGCCGGTCACGTCATCAATATGTCGTCGATCGGCGGCTATCGGTCAGCACCCGGATTCGGCGCCTACAGTTCGACCAAGTTTGCCGTCGAAGCCTTGACCGAGGCATTGCGAGGCGAACTGAAGCCGCTCGGGATTCACGCGACGGTTGTGGAGCCGGGATACTTCCGTACGGACTTCCTGGATGCGTCATCGCTGGTGGTTGCCGGCAACGTGATCGCGGACTACGACGAGACGTCAGGAAACGTTCGCCGGGTCGCTGCCAGCCTGAATCACAACCAGCCGGGCAACCCGGAGAAGCTCGCGGCCGCCATGATCGAACTGGTCGACGCACCCACGCCACCGCTACGCTTGCCGCTTGGCACCGACACGCTCAAGGCCATCGCTGAGAAGAACGCCTATGTCACGCAGGAGACCGAAACCTGGAAGGCGTTGTCGGCATCGACTGATTTCTCCGCTTGA
- a CDS encoding Nitrate/nitrite transporter NarK — MHDVADSEGLRRANVKSVQQYIDERPMWPDGTHLPTVPMTGMQWRIWALAAAGKFFEGFVVFMTGVALPLISREFGIGAAQNGLISAASLMGILVGAVGLGGMSDYFGRKRMFIVEMIIFVAFLVLLVLCTNFTSLVICLFGLGVALGCDYPTAHMIISESIPSSARGKLVLAAFGFQALGALGGTAVGFLVLSTIPTLDAWRWMYGTAIIPALAVTIGRFFITESPSWLHIRGAVDRAEAAAKRLLVRTPQYPTSIALSRDIDDAASGHGGKQSFLALFAKRNLRATILASIPWFLQDLGTYGIGIFTPTILAAAFGSKPDHVRSITDLILNDILAAKGAALITMLLIVGIIFAVILADRVGRIWLQVIGFIGCAAGLLLASFSDGFEGSTKTVVIFAGFMLFNFMTNLGPNAQTYLLAGEVFPTAIRGTGAGFAAAVGKIGAVATAFLFPILLTGIGTGPLLYILVGTSILGAVVTWIFRIETNGVSLDEIGR, encoded by the coding sequence ATGCATGATGTGGCAGATTCCGAGGGCTTGCGGCGCGCCAATGTGAAGTCAGTCCAGCAGTACATTGACGAACGCCCAATGTGGCCGGACGGAACCCATCTTCCGACGGTACCGATGACGGGCATGCAATGGCGCATCTGGGCGCTCGCGGCAGCCGGTAAGTTCTTCGAAGGATTTGTTGTCTTTATGACAGGCGTGGCGCTGCCGCTGATCTCCCGCGAGTTCGGCATCGGTGCGGCACAGAACGGCCTCATCAGCGCCGCCAGCCTGATGGGCATCCTGGTCGGCGCAGTGGGTCTGGGCGGCATGTCCGACTACTTCGGGCGCAAGCGGATGTTCATTGTCGAGATGATCATCTTCGTCGCGTTTCTGGTGCTGCTGGTGCTTTGCACCAACTTCACCTCGCTCGTGATCTGCCTGTTCGGACTCGGTGTGGCGCTCGGCTGCGACTACCCGACCGCGCACATGATCATCTCCGAAAGCATCCCCAGCAGTGCCCGCGGCAAACTGGTGCTGGCGGCGTTCGGCTTCCAGGCGTTGGGCGCGCTGGGCGGAACGGCGGTGGGCTTTCTGGTCCTGTCGACGATCCCGACCCTCGACGCGTGGCGCTGGATGTACGGCACCGCGATCATCCCGGCACTGGCGGTGACCATCGGCCGCTTCTTCATCACCGAAAGCCCGAGCTGGTTGCATATTCGCGGCGCGGTCGATCGCGCGGAAGCCGCGGCGAAGCGCCTGCTCGTGCGTACGCCGCAGTATCCGACCAGCATCGCGCTGTCGCGCGACATCGATGATGCCGCCAGCGGCCACGGCGGCAAGCAAAGTTTTCTTGCGCTGTTCGCGAAGCGCAACCTGCGCGCCACGATTCTTGCCTCGATCCCGTGGTTCCTGCAGGATCTCGGCACCTATGGGATCGGCATCTTCACGCCCACCATCCTCGCCGCAGCATTCGGCAGCAAACCTGACCATGTGCGCAGCATCACCGACCTGATCCTCAACGACATCCTCGCGGCCAAAGGCGCGGCCCTGATTACGATGCTGCTGATCGTCGGCATTATTTTCGCGGTCATCCTCGCAGACCGGGTCGGGCGAATCTGGCTGCAAGTGATCGGTTTTATCGGCTGTGCCGCAGGTCTGCTACTCGCTTCGTTCTCCGATGGTTTTGAAGGCTCCACCAAGACGGTGGTGATTTTTGCCGGCTTCATGCTGTTCAACTTCATGACCAACCTGGGGCCTAATGCGCAGACCTATCTGCTGGCAGGCGAAGTGTTCCCGACCGCCATTCGCGGCACAGGTGCAGGGTTCGCCGCCGCAGTCGGCAAGATCGGCGCGGTGGCCACCGCGTTCCTGTTCCCGATTCTGCTCACAGGCATCGGCACGGGACCGCTACTCTACATTCTCGTGGGCACGTCGATTCTCGGCGCCGTGGTGACATGGATCTTCCGCATCGAAACAAACGGCGTGAGCCTTGACGAGATCGGACGCTAA
- a CDS encoding DNA-binding transcriptional regulator, LysR family (manually curated), whose protein sequence is MDKLDQYRVFIQVADMGSFIKAAHALELPRASVSAAVQQLEASVGVRLLHRTTRHVQLTADGAQLLERVRLLLTDVEEIDQLFQVRQRQVSGQLKVDMPSRIARRLVVPALPGLLRSHPALRLALGSTDRAIDLVQEGVDCTIRVGELPNSNLVAQPLGHIAMINCASPDYLREHGVPEHPDELADGHVCVGYASPTTGRELLWDYLIAGQQAQISVSSRMIVNNAENYISCCCAGIGLIQIPRFDVQHLLNAGTLVEIMPEFRAAPMAVSALYPHRRQRSRRLVTFIDWFKALMQPHFEP, encoded by the coding sequence ATGGATAAACTTGATCAATACCGTGTCTTCATCCAGGTTGCCGATATGGGCAGCTTCATCAAAGCCGCGCACGCGCTGGAATTGCCGCGTGCGTCGGTGTCGGCCGCCGTCCAGCAATTGGAGGCCAGCGTCGGCGTACGGCTATTACATCGCACCACACGCCACGTCCAACTCACGGCGGACGGCGCGCAATTGCTGGAGCGAGTCCGATTGTTGCTGACCGACGTAGAGGAGATCGATCAGTTATTTCAGGTCCGACAACGGCAGGTTTCCGGGCAATTGAAAGTCGATATGCCCAGCCGTATTGCTCGCCGTCTTGTCGTGCCGGCTCTGCCGGGTTTGCTGCGCAGCCACCCTGCCCTGCGGCTCGCGTTGGGCTCGACGGATCGCGCGATCGATCTGGTACAAGAGGGCGTGGACTGCACCATCCGCGTCGGCGAGCTGCCCAACAGCAATCTGGTCGCGCAGCCGCTGGGCCACATCGCCATGATCAACTGCGCCAGTCCAGACTATCTGCGCGAACACGGCGTCCCCGAACATCCCGATGAACTGGCCGACGGACATGTGTGCGTCGGCTATGCCTCGCCGACGACGGGGCGCGAGCTACTCTGGGACTACCTGATCGCAGGGCAGCAGGCGCAGATATCGGTCAGCAGCCGGATGATCGTCAACAACGCGGAGAATTACATCTCCTGCTGCTGTGCGGGCATCGGGCTCATTCAAATTCCGCGTTTCGATGTGCAGCATCTGCTGAACGCCGGCACATTGGTGGAAATCATGCCTGAGTTCAGGGCAGCGCCCATGGCTGTCTCAGCGCTCTACCCGCATCGCAGGCAGCGGTCGCGCCGGCTGGTCACGTTCATCGACTGGTTCAAAGCCCTCATGCAACCGCATTTCGAGCCGTGA
- a CDS encoding transcriptional regulator, LysR family, with the protein MWIQVYGDFAEVRPALQKAVGRLSVFEAESPVDDGLDSGHVDRANRVSEEAVRAMSSLPSGHLRLSLPVAFGRIWVAPRLPEFLARYPGIRLDVSYADRYVDLIAEGFDAGVRIGEMQDSRLVGRRLATTRRLLCAAPAYLEARPALTEADDLLQHECTCFTRLATHPVWHLHRDGRSRALKVNSRLEMDDAQAVVQAALAGSGVIMATDWLVGRELAEGRLVHVLPDWQVQGETGVSVVRASIKHEPAKTRAFVEWIAGIFAKPPWL; encoded by the coding sequence TTGTGGATCCAGGTCTATGGCGATTTTGCCGAAGTGAGACCCGCTCTCCAGAAAGCGGTAGGCCGCCTGAGTGTCTTCGAAGCTGAAAGTCCGGTCGATGACGGGCTTGATTCCGGCCACGTTGATCGCGCGAACCGCGTCAGCGAAGAAGCGGTCCGCGCGATGTCGTCCTTGCCTTCCGGGCACTTGCGGCTCAGTTTGCCCGTCGCGTTCGGCCGGATATGGGTTGCACCAAGACTCCCGGAATTTCTGGCCCGCTACCCGGGGATTCGGCTCGACGTGAGTTACGCGGACCGATACGTCGATCTCATCGCTGAAGGGTTCGACGCCGGCGTACGAATCGGCGAAATGCAAGACAGCCGTCTGGTAGGCCGCCGCCTCGCGACGACCCGGCGATTGCTCTGTGCCGCGCCCGCCTATCTTGAAGCGCGGCCAGCGCTAACCGAGGCCGACGATCTGCTGCAACACGAATGCACCTGTTTTACGCGGCTTGCCACCCACCCGGTCTGGCATTTGCATCGCGACGGCCGCAGCCGCGCGCTCAAGGTCAACAGCCGGCTCGAGATGGATGACGCGCAAGCCGTCGTTCAGGCGGCGCTCGCCGGCTCCGGCGTGATCATGGCGACTGACTGGCTGGTTGGACGTGAACTCGCGGAAGGCCGACTCGTCCATGTTCTGCCCGACTGGCAGGTTCAGGGGGAGACGGGCGTGAGTGTGGTACGCGCGTCGATCAAACATGAGCCGGCAAAGACACGTGCGTTCGTCGAATGGATTGCCGGGATATTCGCGAAACCACCGTGGCTTTAA